The genomic window TTATCTGGGAATGGCAGAACCTTTTTCTATAAATTGTTCAGCAGTGTTAGCCCATGCTAAAATGAGTTACAGGTTTAGTGAAGCCAGGATTCGTACAAAGCTCTGATTTCTGATTAAACTTTGTCTCAATGGCTTTGATGACACATGAGCATAACTATGGAGAAATGTTTGGTTCATTCTGTGAAATTCTGCTGGGGGGGTTTTTTCTGTCAGGAATGTCATTTATCCCGGATCATCCACAGTGAAAATCGCTCAGATTGGGCGATAAACGTCTGAATGTGATGTCAGGAAAGACAGTGTGTCTGGGCTGTGAGAGCGGCCAGGTGGGGGCTGGAGGTAATTTCATGAATGAAAGGGCAGAATTGTTCCTGTTTCCACTGGTGCTGCGCTCCGGACAAACCCTGCCTGGCCTTTAATTAGAGCTATTAACCCAGAGCAGGTTAGAACTATTAACCCAGACTGGGAGGAGGGGACTGGTCGGACTGGTAGTTCGTCTGTGACGATGATGATGGAGTGTTGTCAGATGAAGGACGTTCATAAAAGCTCAGGAAATGATGCGTCACTCGGCTAGGATGAACGAACTGACCAGAGACGAGTTTCTCTGAACCTGTACTGGAGAAAACCCCATTAATTTTCCTTATGTGTCAGAAAATGGAGAAGATGTTGACTAGGCCTGTcgaaataagcaataaatcagttaatcgcatgacaaactcaataattttaatttgcattatttattgtttttctcttttctctctttttattaaaacctgcATGACAAAAGTCtccagtctggtgttttggtctcaccgtacctttttttgaaggacagttttgttcataattcagaagttattgcaataaatgataatattgatgtttttcaaGTATTATAATGATGATTGGAATAataacacattctcaaagacaAAGGTCTGGACTTTCTGCTTTGATTgacctgttgattatttttggactaaatgattaataattggatggAGAAATGTACCTGATGTGAGATTTATTTCATAGAATTAGAACCATGTGAAgataaaactgccacttgagaAATTCTGGGTAAAACAATCATGCAGATAAAAGGTTTTTCTCCATCttaatatgtttatatttttgtacagttttggcttaattactgctctgagtaaGTTGGTCTTTCAGCAAATGTCCTATTTTATGTGTATGACGATTAAgcttactaaattagttgaagatcacttcaataatcgattaatcacgattaatcgattcagCCCTACAATGGTTGGCAGAATTGATCTTTTTCTTGCCAGCTGGTGGGCAGCAACAGATACTTCTCCAAGGTGTTTACTCACAATGATCAGTTAATCAATGGACATCATTGCtgttaatcaattaattgtgattaatctgattaatcgtttcagccctcaTTCAAATATTCCATAAAACCTGCACCATTACAAAGTTGCTAACCTAcaatttgctttaaatgttttcagaagaaGTGGAAACGTTTGCTCACACTCACATTGATCAGTTattgaaacagtttttattgtttagttttctccAAAGTCCTTTGCACTGtataaacaaactgatttttttttgttgcttttcctcTTATTCCTTGTCTGGACTTCCTCCACCAGATGCCCTCTCGCTGCAGGAATGCGCTGAACATCGTGGTCACCACCCTGTTTGCTGCGGTGGTTCTGTTCACCATCCTGCTGGCCTACATCACAGGTTGTCTTCTCTGACCCACTCACCAGCTGCCTTCACATTGAACATATCATCACCTTAattgaaattacgaaaataaattagcttaatggaagcatggaaattttaaaaaataaaacaaaaagaacatgttTTGGTGCTAGAACAAAGTGCTTTTTCATCCACATCAGAATTAGTGTATTCTGCCGAACTGCATTAGAAACATGTGATCACCAACCAAATGGTACTACTGGCGAAAATGacaagacgacaggaagtggtaggaggatgatggtgcaccatattttaaaatgtcttattgtgtgaaaaaaatgtatccaaaagagtttcttatttaatggaaacacagctacacTTAGAGTAGGAATGATGAACCTGTTAGTATGGGGGCccccaaatgaaaatctgcctTGGGCCCCAAACAGTCTTTGGTCGGCCCTGTTCACTGTAAAGTCTCCATGAGGAGAAACTGACGCTCATGTTTGGTTTCTGAAGGTTACCAGTTCATCCACACAGAGCAGCACCACCTCTCCTTCGGCCTCTACGGCGCCTTCCTCTCCCTCCACCTCTTCCTCCAGAGCCTCTTCGCCTTCCTGGAGCACCGGCGGATGCGGAGCCCGTCCCGGCCTCAGCTCCTGCGCCGCTCCGTCGCCCTCTGCATCGCCGCCTACCAGGAAGACCCGGACTACCTGAGGAAATGCCTGCGCAGCGTCCGGCGGATCTCCTTCCCGGGTCTGAAGGTGGTGCTTGTGGTGGACGGGAACCGGCCGGAGGACCGATACATGATGGACATTTTCCAGGAGGTGATGGGCGGAGCGGAGCAGGCCGGCAGCATGGTGTGGAAGGGGAACTTTCACAGCGATGGCGGGGACGGAGGAGGCGttggaggagggaggaggagcgCGGTGCACATGGAGGAAGCGTCCCGGGTGGCCCGGCTGGTTAAAGGCCGCCGCTACTCCTGCGTCATGCAGGAGTGGGGCGGGAAGAGGGAGGTGATGTACACCGCCTTCAAAGCTCTGGGCGACAGCGTGGATTATGTTCAGGTAAGAAAAGCTCCTTCAAAATCTCACCAGGTGGTTAAAATTTTGCTTTTCCtatgaaaaatgtcacaataacatattttgctggacgataaactgttccagaagttattacgatgaacaatattgttgttttgagaaaatgttcaagtAATAATATCctaatggcaaaataatgcaaTATCACATTcataaagatcaataaactttaaattctaatgaacatttaacattggaacttgaagacattttgaatatccaaaataaataaatcaacaaaacaaataaattaaattatggaGATTATTTAAGCAAAATTGTCCCTCACAAAATGGATAGTTGGTATGATAGTGGGtgatttttagacatttttgtacttccgcTCCCAAAAACAACCTAAACACTTAAAAGCCCTCATCTGCCGCGTGGCGCTTCGGGTCAGAGGTCGACCCACTGATGTGAAACCTGAATTATCCAGCCCAGTTCTCTGTCAGCAGTCCTTCATttctctgcagatttttttctgcataatcAGCAATCCTcgttctgcagcagctgcagcctgtaTTTGACCTTCTGAATTATTCAACCCTTTGTCTTGCTGTACAGGTGTGCGACTCAGACACTGTTCTGGACCCGGCTTGTACTATAGAGATGCTGAAGGTTCTGGAGGAAGACCCGACGGTGGGGGGAGTCGGTGGGGACGTACAGGTAGGGAAGCGGAGCTGAACGTCGATCTGAAGGATCTTTGTGATTAGTTTTCAGGTCGTCAGGGCCGAAACTAACAAttaatttagattaatttacTCTGATTATTAATGGGATGAaaaattgttaatgttttttttaacagaacaaTGAACAGCATACTATATGCCCCCATTATATTtgctttctgtttcatttatattttattttttgtaacctctgtttatttatttaattatccacctacttatttaaataattgctgggtttttcatctgctttattttatttttggtttatctTTGGAGAACAAATTACTTGAGACAGTCATTTATATATacgttttctatttttatacaatattcaAGTCCtaatttaaattagaaaataaacattttgcatagCTTTAATCGACGCCTGATCATTTCAtgcttctataaaaaaaatacttctgacatcaacatgtgaaaacatcAGTACAGTAGGTCTGatgtgttgattattttttgtataaactgattaataatttgataaaataggattttttaaaagcataatttagaccaggtgaagctaaaaggAGTAGCAGAATGTAGGAGAaagttttttaatctttaatgctcagtgtttgtatttttggaaagttttgacttaatttctGACATGTGTTGTTCTTGGCTGAAAGAAAATTCCTTGTTTTCTACAACACATTTCTCTGCACCATGTCGCCCTCCAGATCCTCAACAAGTACGACTCGTGGATCTCGTTCCTGAGCAGCGTGCGCTACTGGATGGCCTTCAACATCGAGCGAGCCTGCCAGTCCTACTTCGGCTGCGTCCAGTGCATCAGCGGCCCGTTGGGGATGTACAGGAACTCCTTGCTGCAGCGCTTCCTGGAGCCCTGGTACCACCAAACCTTCCTGGGCTCCAAGTGCAGCTTTGGCGACGACCGCCACCTCACCAACCGGGTGCTCAGCTTCGGCTACAAGACTAAATACACGGCGCGGTCGCAGTGCCAGACGGAGACACCCACGCAGTATCTGCGTTGGCTCAACCAACAAACACGGTGGAGCAAGTCCTACTTCCGTGAATGGCTCTACAACGCCCTCTGGTTCCACAAGCACAGTCTGTGGATGACCTACGAGTCAGTGGTCACCGGTTTCTTCCCCTTCTTCCTGGTCGCAACAGTGATCCACCTGTTCTACCGCGGGCGGCTCTGGAACATCCTGCTCTTCTTGCTGACGGTGCAGCTGGTTGGGATGGTGAAGGCCACCTACGCCTGCTTCCTGCGAGGAAGTCTGGTCATGATCTTCATGTCGCTCTACTCTCTGCTCTACATGTCCAGCTTGCTTCCTGCCAAAATGTTTGCCCTGCTCACCATCAACAAGGCCGGATGGGGAACGTCTGGCCGCAGGAAGATAGTGGTCAACCTCATTGGCGCTGTGCCGGTCACAGTTTGGGCGCTGGTGCTGCTGGGAGGCGTAGCGTACACCGTCTACTGTGAAACCCAGGAGCCGTTCAGCGAAACGGAGAAGGCCTTGTTGATAGCGGGGACGGTGCTGTACGCCTGCTACTGGCTCATCCTGCTGGTGCTGTACTTAGCCATCGTAGCTAAACGATGCAACAAGAGGGAGGAGCAGTATCACCTGCCGTACGCCGAGTCCTGAACCGCGGCGGCCGGATGGCTTCCAGGTTTCACTGCAGTTTGACTCTACAAGGCAGAGCAAAGAGCTGGGATCTTCAACACTGGTGCTACAAAGACGAGAATCTGAAATCTGGGAGATGGATGGTGCTTTCCACTGTTTGGATTCAggtcttaaagctgcagtgtgtgacttttattaaaaaaaaaatgttttaaaactgtcaccatgacaggagacaaataatctgtcgATATGATTTATCTCCTCCCtgagaccaaaaacaaccaatcagagccagaaggcaGGTcctagcgctgtcaatcatccccTTATACTGgttgctaaatgtgctaatggcggaaaCAACTCAGATGACAGGAAAACGTTTTATCCACTCTCATCGGTGGCTacgctaactagctttagcattcacaacaagaTCTGCTGACGGGGAAAAGCTGTAGTAGGGATCAAGCAGGGAATGGAAGGGGGATGAGCAGCGCTGCAgaagattgtgattgacagcgcttagacccgcctcctgactctgactggttgtttcttcagagaggaagtggaggagatcgatcttttcacagattatctgtctcataacaaactgtcatgacatgcaACAGttctaacaaatatgtaaaaaacatatttttataaacgTTACATCTGCAGTTTTAAAGTGTTCAGACAGACGGCAGacctgtgatttttttatttttaattgttttacaaaCCAGAAGTGAGAAAATTAGGAGGAAACCTCAAAGTTCCTGATGCGTCTgaggcaaaatttaaaatattttaaaatccagtCCCAGTCCGGTCCTGTACAGaggtgggtagtaactagttacatttacttaagtaactttttggaaaaaaaattacttttaggagtatttttactatgttgtacttttaacttttacttgagtaactttataaTTCAGTgtctcttgagtaaaatttctggatactgtgaataacttcactgaatgaagaacaaacttatttcaatatgaaaatgtcagaagtttcatattgaaagaaatagatgtggatttttttcccttttgccttattttattattttgtaattatgttatttcagaaaacttgctaagcctggtggttggggcGATCCAGTCATCtgccgtgtttttgagttaaaaaatgtttatagttgacaggaagtttgaaaatatcagtttgtaattttgtattattagcaacacctaaacaccaactacaaagtctttaaaaaaggcaaacatgaaaaaatacaattaaaataatgtaattttttgcaCTTTAGTTGTTTAATCCGAAATAAAGTGTCCACAATTTTGGGATCTTTTATCCGTTACTTATTGTTGTTAGAATGTAGATCAgtgaagacaggaagtgattaGAGACGCCGGATGTCAGTTTCCTATGTGTTGACATATTGACCACATCATGCTGCCTTTGTGCTTCCAACCATTTCACCACAGACTCTTTGCTTTCACTgttaataattcataaaaacaccTATAATTAATGAACAATGTTTAGCCAAAttaagcctggtggcccgccaggcttataatacactgtatttatatgaattattttcactttgagttttaaaataacaacGTTTCCTCTTAAAAGACTTTTCACCAAAttcatttttactcttaattAAATGACAACTTtctttctgctcttacttgaacacatttttagctactctgcccacctctgcaTATCTACTAACCGTAAacctttaaatgcatttctgctTCTGCACACCTGTCTCAAATTGATTCTTCATTAtcaggcctctgcagagcaaAAAGGTCCTAATGAACAATTTGATTCTGGTGTTGAACAAGGGAGTCATCTAAAAGTTGAGTAGCATCTCTCCAGGACTGGACTTTAGCACCCATCATGTACAACCAACCAATAAGAAAACATGCAAGCTGCCGAGTAAAAACATGCACTGATCTCAGGGTAGTGCAAGTCTAACTTTAGAAtgatgattaaattaaaatagcaGGAAGAAGGGGAGCTCTCAGTtggtcaaaaataaagaaaacacactgcAATGACAAAGCTAATATCTGAACGTCTGAAAGATCAGTAGTTTCTCTCAGCTTCTGTCAAAACAAACTGGTCAAGAGTTGCTGTATTTCTGTCACAAACCTTGATATGAAGCAACAAGAATCTTAGAAAAAGTGTATAGAAATGCAGTATATGTTGAAAATGTCAACGCCCAGCTGGTGGAAACGAAGCTCCAGTGAGTCAGAAACAACCTGAAGGTGATCGCTATGAAGCAACCTGAAGAAATCAGTTATTTCTGGCACTCGCTGTTTTGTTTCAAGATAATCAGAAAGCAAACAGTGTGGAGAGTCCAGAACCCAAATATTTAGAAGAAACAGAGGACATTTGCACTCAggggacatttttttaaaagtcctgATCTATTCatagtgtatttttatttttctttcttccaagCGGCAAgagattcatttttaaaatggtcttGATCAGTAGCTCTCCAAGATTTATgaagttttctttaaactttggctgcttttcacTCGTTTTCTGTTCAGTCTTTGCACCTgactgttttcagatttttcagtttgtttgtaaaGCCAGTTCATTTTAAGTAATACTCATAAGCTCAATGGATGAACAGTGTTGAGTCAATAGATAACTTAAACCTTTGTTAAATTTGATCTTTAGACATCTTTCATTACCAGAAGTCAGTCACCAAAACACAATTAGTTTGGAATAAGAAAAAACCCCTAAAATATTGCAGTTTTACAGACATAAAATAGTAAATTAGCTTCAACAAAGTGATTTCCAAACAGCAATTGcctaaaaatataaacacagttAATCATTTGAGGACTTATACTTTTTCTCTGTTATTGCAATAGTTTGAAAACCTTAGAGAACTGTAGACATTTGAACATTATTCTCTGCCTCATAAAATCATTACATTAGCTCAGCTGAGCCTGTCTTAGCGTAGCCTACCTTAGTTTTGTCAACATAAACTTAGCTCAACTGAATTTAGCCTACCCTAGCATATCTTAGTCTACTTAGTCCTATCTTGTGTTTGATTATCTTAGTTTGGGTGTATTGCTTTTTTATATCTGACTTCACTCCCCATTAGCTTGCTTTATCTTACAATACCTTAGATTATTTTAGCCAAATTTAGCATCTGATAGATGTTAATCTGATAGATTAACATCTATCAGATTATGAAGATGGCGTAATCTACACACAAGCAGATTTAATCacctttttgtaattttaatcttcataaatatttgaacgttttttttaatgtaaagtgaGTTCACCAGCTGCTAATAACGTGCCTTTACGAATATAATATATGTGCCAACAATAActtcttatttttataattattatgtagtttggccgccatccagcagagggcgccgctggtcatccttAAGCGGAGTCAGttgatgtaaacaaagatggcggcggtATAGCAGAACAGAAAGGAGAAACGGTTTATATCGATCCTGTGTAGAAATTTAAATACTGGAGAAGTTTACCTCAGCAGCGTcagaatattataaaaattTACCCTTTATGTTATTTAAAGACGGTCGGCCCTCTTAATAAGCGAAAACGGAgggttttaagaaaatggccgctTATTGATCATAAGATTAGCTCATTCATGATAACTTGCATCCCATTCTGTATTTATCAACGTCAAATTTgagtgaaaataagaaaataagctTACAGCTAAAGtccaaagaataataataataataataaaacgttAGAAAGCTACTGATCAAGACCACATTAAAGGTGATAACGTATGATTGGTTGGAAACATTCAGCAACTTAAAACTCAACCGTTTTGTATCGACTGTATGCAGACAGGAATGAGGGGGCGATCTGATTTTTATGACTGGTTTTTCAGAGTCTGACCCCAGCAGCTTTGACTCCGTCCCGCTGGTCAACAACAGCACAATCACCTGCTCCAAGCAGAACATCGGAATCATCAAGCAGCTGGATTTCTGGTGCTGTCCAGGACTAATTTATTGTTCATGAGGGTCCAAGTCTCCGTTTACAGCCTCTACTATAGTTTCATTCACCAATTCAGagattgttttaaacattttcctagGATGCCAGCTTTCATTTGTGCAGCAGTGATGTTTTTCTAtcgaacattgttcttttaacTGTTGATATTTGGGTCATTTTACGTTAAAAACCGTGTAAAGACTGAACACCAAAGAGATTTAAGTTATAAAATCCGGGAGCGTGTCTCCAGTGGGACtttctcttttaatttatgtttttctgttgttgttttgttcaattttaaatgtatagatTCAAAAAGGACTtgtacattaaaagaaaaaggtgtttttaagATGTCATGAGTTCTTGATTCTTGGTCCGCCATCTTGGAGCGACAGCGGAAGCTAAATCCtaaacaatgtattttattctgaGACAATTCAACAGCATACAGGTTtcttatttcaatgtttttggaCACAAGCAAATCTTTCGAACAAATCATCGaacaaatttgaatttgtttttaaatcactaattaatataat from Poecilia reticulata strain Guanapo linkage group LG6, Guppy_female_1.0+MT, whole genome shotgun sequence includes these protein-coding regions:
- the has3 gene encoding hyaluronan synthase 3, translated to MPSRCRNALNIVVTTLFAAVVLFTILLAYITGYQFIHTEQHHLSFGLYGAFLSLHLFLQSLFAFLEHRRMRSPSRPQLLRRSVALCIAAYQEDPDYLRKCLRSVRRISFPGLKVVLVVDGNRPEDRYMMDIFQEVMGGAEQAGSMVWKGNFHSDGGDGGGVGGGRRSAVHMEEASRVARLVKGRRYSCVMQEWGGKREVMYTAFKALGDSVDYVQVCDSDTVLDPACTIEMLKVLEEDPTVGGVGGDVQILNKYDSWISFLSSVRYWMAFNIERACQSYFGCVQCISGPLGMYRNSLLQRFLEPWYHQTFLGSKCSFGDDRHLTNRVLSFGYKTKYTARSQCQTETPTQYLRWLNQQTRWSKSYFREWLYNALWFHKHSLWMTYESVVTGFFPFFLVATVIHLFYRGRLWNILLFLLTVQLVGMVKATYACFLRGSLVMIFMSLYSLLYMSSLLPAKMFALLTINKAGWGTSGRRKIVVNLIGAVPVTVWALVLLGGVAYTVYCETQEPFSETEKALLIAGTVLYACYWLILLVLYLAIVAKRCNKREEQYHLPYAES